The genomic region TCCCAAATCCTTTAATTTGACTACATTAGGGTCGGCTTCATAATTAATATAATCCTGAATGGTAATTCCCTGGATTTTTCTTCGGTTAATTGCTTTTCTAAACCGAAGTCCTCCACCATCTGAATGGTATAAATAAGCCAGGTAATCCATCATTTTTGTCTTTTTATCAAACCAATAGAAATATTCATCCTCATAATCCACCCCACCACCTTCTTTATCAAAGGTAACATGAATAAGGTCGTACTTTTCTCCTTCAATTTTCGTGGTCTTTAACCACTTTTTATTTACTGCTGGATCATTCAGGCCATAGGGCAACAACATAAAATAAAAAACTGAATTAATGGAATTACTGTAAGCTTGGGCCATCTCCTCGGTCACCTCAACCTCAATACCATCTATATATCTTTGAAATCCCTGATTATTGAGAATGTCCCGGACCCTTTGGCCATCCGGATTTTTAAATTCCCGGATATATTCAAATCGCCCCCCATCCCTATTCATGGTATAATATATCTCCCTAAACTTAAATTGTAGTGAAAACTTATTTTTCCCCTCCCAACCATGGGCTGCAATACTTTGATCTACGATGGATTGGGCCTTTTCTGGTTTATTACAACCATTGGCGACCATAAGAAAAACCAATGCCCACAATAAAGCTTGAAAGCAATTCACCATTTTCACCCCCCGATCCCCCTTTTTACTTAAAATTAAGGGTTTTGCGGTGAAATATTTTGTTTTTATCCAAATATATAGCATAAAACAATAGTGCATATTCCAAAATTATGATTATTGT from Echinicola jeungdonensis harbors:
- a CDS encoding DUF6503 family protein; its protein translation is MVNCFQALLWALVFLMVANGCNKPEKAQSIVDQSIAAHGWEGKNKFSLQFKFREIYYTMNRDGGRFEYIREFKNPDGQRVRDILNNQGFQRYIDGIEVEVTEEMAQAYSNSINSVFYFMLLPYGLNDPAVNKKWLKTTKIEGEKYDLIHVTFDKEGGGVDYEDEYFYWFDKKTKMMDYLAYLYHSDGGGLRFRKAINRRKIQGITIQDYINYEADPNVVKLKDLGRLYNQGKLKGLSRVINENVQITVD